Within Halorubrum lacusprofundi ATCC 49239, the genomic segment ATGGTCGCTCGAAGCAGGACGATGAACAGCGCCGACAGCGAGTGCGCCTTCCCCAGGATCGTGACGCCGCCGATCTCCCCGCCGAACTCGTTTGTGGTTTTTGTGGACATTGTGTCTCTCCTCATATACGGATACGCCGAGAGCACACATAAACTCGGAAGCGAGTTCCCTTTCAAAGAGAACGGATCGGCGATCTCCCCGCGTCGTGTGGGTCTTTAAATACTCGTCCCGAACGGATGACTCTCTACCACGCCTCGCCGCTCGCCAGATCCACGTCGCCGTCGGCCTTCTCCGAGGGGCACACATCCGCGAGCACGCAGTCGCCGCAGTCCGGGTTGATCGCGGTGCACGTCGCGCGGCCGTGGTCGATCATGAGATGCGTGAACTGCTGCCAGTCCTCCTCGGGAACCACGTCGAGGAGGTCCTGTTCGATCTTCTTCGGGCTCTCCTCTTCCGTGATCGCGAGCCGGCGGGTGATCCGCTGGACGTGGGTGTCGACGACGATCCCCTCCACGACGTCGTGGCCGTGCTGGAGCACGACGTTGGCGGTCTTGCGACCGACGCCCGCCAGCTCCGTCAGCTCCGACATCGTGTCGGGTACCTCGCCGTCGTGTTGCTCGGCGATGTCGGCGCAGGCCGACCGGATGTACTTCGCCTTGTTGTTGTAGTAGGTGATCGAGTTGATTGCCTCCGCGAGCTCCTCTTGGGGCGCGTTCGCGTAGTCTTCGGGCGTTTCGTACGTCTCGAACAGATCCGCACACACCTTGTTCACGCGCTCGTCGGTACACTGCG encodes:
- the nth gene encoding endonuclease III; this translates as MGTPLEPREEQVEEVLDRLYEEYPDSTISLNYSNRLELLIAVILSAQCTDERVNKVCADLFETYETPEDYANAPQEELAEAINSITYYNNKAKYIRSACADIAEQHDGEVPDTMSELTELAGVGRKTANVVLQHGHDVVEGIVVDTHVQRITRRLAITEEESPKKIEQDLLDVVPEEDWQQFTHLMIDHGRATCTAINPDCGDCVLADVCPSEKADGDVDLASGEAW